One segment of Anopheles stephensi strain Indian chromosome 3, UCI_ANSTEP_V1.0, whole genome shotgun sequence DNA contains the following:
- the LOC118514200 gene encoding UDP-glycosyltransferase UGT5-like, producing the protein MAHTCFLLRVLVGVLLLLASSTPQTDAARILGILPSVGRSHYIIGAGLMKALLDAGHDVTIVSPYAMKDAPADRHRDILLPDLAASHDVSGPDLFQYKNAPNLMVLYLVYSEIGPLTSQALLEHPKMVQLMESGERFDAVIVESFASEVLYGLAEHFGGQLFVFSPFGASMWTSELVGTPYPYSYIPHTFLSYTNEMSFWQRFTNALVGHADKLYYRCVFLPQQEAMFRKYFPSAKLTFQQTLQSVRLAFVNQHFSLSYPHPYAPNMIEIGGIQIQPPKKLPADIQRYLDEAPHGVIYFSMGSMLKGRNFPEDKRAAFVNVFRGLREKVIWKYENDSLPDKPPNVLIKSWMPQSDILAHPNVKLFITHGGLLGTTEGLYHGVPMVGIPIYGDQELNLARAERAGYGVKLDYDTLSEETIAAAIRRVLSDAGYSERAQLISKRYRDQPLGPAKTAVYWVEYVLRHGGAPQLQSPAVRLSFVEYNLLDVYALMAVIALSVLIGMGAALKALLRRLGIVKRQTRHHSQGSKKNQ; encoded by the coding sequence ATGGCGCACACGTGTTTTTTGCTCCGGGTGCTGGTAGGCGTACTGCTCCTGTTAGCTAGCAGCACACCCCAAACCGATGCGGCACGCATTCTTGGCATACTGCCTTCAGTTGGCCGATCACATTACATAATTGGGGCAGGCCTGATGAAAGCACTGCTCGATGCCGGCCACGACGTGACGATTGTGAGCCCGTACGCGATGAAAGATGCGCCAGCAGACCGCCACCGTGACATTCTGCTGCCGGATCTAGCTGCCTCGCACGACGTATCCGGCCCGGATCTCTTCCAGTACAAGAACGCACCGAATCTGATGGTCCTCTACCTGGTGTACAGTGAAATTGGTCCCCTTACCTCGCAAGCGTTGCTAGAGCATCCGAAAATGGTACAGCTGATGGAGTCGGGCGAACGGTTTGACGCTGTCATCGTGGAATCATTCGCCAGCGAAGTGCTGTACGGTTTGGCGGAACACTTCGGTGGCCAGCTGTTTGTGTTCTCGCCGTTCGGTGCGTCCATGTGGACGAGTGAGCTCGTCGGTACGCCCTACCCGTACTCGTACATACCGCACACCTTCCTTAGCTACACGAACGAGATGAGTTTTTGGCAGCGGTTTACGAACGCACTGGTTGGCCATGCTGATAAGCTGTACTATCGGTGCGTGTTCCTTCCCCAGCAGGAAGCCATGTTCCGGAAGTACTTTCCCAGCGCGAAGCTAACCTTTCAGCAAACGCTACAAAGTGTCCGGTTAGCGTTCGTGAATCAGCACTTCAGCCTTAGCTATCCGCACCCGTACGCGCCGAACATGATCGAGATCGGTGGCATACAGATCCAACCGCCCAAGAAGCTACCGGCCGACATTCAGCGGTACCTCGATGAAGCGCCGCACGGTGTCATCTACTTCTCGATGGGTTCTATGCTGAAGGGTCGCAACTTCCCCGAGGACAAGCGTGCCGCCTTCGTGAATGTGTTCCGCGGGCTGCGGGAGAAAGTGATCTGGAAGTACGAGAACGATAGTCTCCCGGACAAACCGCCGAACGTGCTGATCAAGTCGTGGATGCCCCAGAGCGACATTTTGGCCCACCCGAACGTGAAGCTGTTCATCACGCACGGTGGACTGTTGGGCACTACCGAGGGTCTCTACCACGGTGTACCGATGGTCGGTATTCCAATTTACGGCGATCAGGAGCTAAATTTGGCCCGGGCCGAACGTGCCGGGTATGGTGTGAAGCTCGACTACGATACGCTAAGCGAAGAAACGATCGCGGCCGCCATTCGGAGGGTGCTTTCCGACGCCGGCTACAGCGAGCGTGCCCAACTCATCTCTAAACGCTACCGCGATCAACCGCTCGGTCCCGCCAAAACTGCGGTCTACTGGGTGGAGTACGTACTGCGGCACGGTGGCGCTCCGCAGCTTCAATCGCCGGCCGTGCGCTTGTCCTTCGTGGAGTACAATCTGCTGGACGTGTACGCATTAATGGCCGTGATTGCTTTATCAGTGCTAATTGGGATGGGTGCGGCCTTGAAAGCGCTGCTACGCCGGTTAGGAATTGTCAAACGACAAACACGCCACCACagtcagggaagtaaaaagaATCAGTAA
- the LOC118514202 gene encoding Usher syndrome type-1G protein homolog — MSSDRIHRAAKDGLLDVLREATRSEANAKDIDGMTPVLWAAFEGHFDALKLLVARGGDPDKADQFGNTALHLASAKGHMQCVDFLVQFGVNIYALDIDHHSAQDLAAINNRDKILRYLDAAAATLEATDRKRAHEFREQAKKKSEKRAREFASRQQKLERRDQDTTIRIRPHRPSNMLQALKHKLWSGSQGNLAQPRIVNEASSHQPTAVNPASTTKFSALVGGGTMLRAGGGGAVKKRADAMKIRQQMENGDFKIGEMEANGKRSVRSIQGLRRDSEILYVGTYSSNDDSNASERRGKLKDVFDVDPADGRENDDADEDSGSGTSGGGGKFGTISRSLSQPDFLAAPTTDELTEDVLLQRPSGLFNRPSFGQLAFPRSVSNVLAQLGNEQSSTSASSDGSIKAKPAAASKGAIKPRSQLVISDSESDMDSSENEENDSLAILRFLSAFKLEDYYPVFQKNDIDMPTLMLLTENDVKSLGLPLGPYRRLCNAIQERREALTSPGQSISDSRL; from the exons ATGTCTTCGGATAGGATACACCG CGCCGCCAAAGATGGTCTGCTGGACGTGTTACGGGAAGCGACACGTTCGGAGGCGAACGCCAAGGACATCGACGGGATGACACCCGTCCTGTGGGCCGCATTCGAGGGCCATTTCGACGCACTGAAGCTACTGGTGGCACGCGG TGGAGACCCGGACAAGGCCGATCAGTTCGGCAACACGGCACTGCATCTGGCGTCGGCCAAAGGGCACATGCAGTGTGTGGATTTTCTCGTCCAGTTTGGCGTCAACATTTACGCGCTCGACATCGACCACCACAGTGCGCAGGATCTGGCGGCCATTAACAATCGGGACAAAATTTTGCGCTATCTCGATGCGGCGGCCGCCACGCTGGAAGCGACCGATAG GAAGAGAGCGCACGAGTTCCGAGAACaggcaaagaagaagagtgAAAAGCGGGCCCGCGAGTTTGCCAGCCGCCAGCAGAAGCTCGAACGCCGCGACCAGGATACGACCATACGGATCCGGCCGCACCGGCCGTCGAACATGCTGCAGGCCCTGAAGCACAAGCTCTGGTCCGGCAGCCAGGGTAACCTGGCCCAGCCCCGAATCGTTAACGAAGCGTCGTCCCACCAGCCAACAGCCGTCAATCCGGCCAGCACGACCAAATTCAGTGCGCTGGTCGGTGGTGGAACGATGCTGCgtgccggtggcggtggtgccgTGAAAAAGCGAGCAGATGCAATGAAAATTAGGCAGCAGATGGAAAATGGAG ATTTCAAAATCGGCGAAATGGAAGCGAATGGCAAACGGAGCGTACGATCGATACAGGGGCTTCGGCGGGACTCGGAGATACTGTACGTGGGCACTTACAGCTCGAACGATGATTCGAACGCGTCGGAACGACGCGGCAAGCTGAAGGACGTGTTCGACGTTGATCCAGCGGACGGGCGGGAAAATGACGATGCCGACGAGGACAGCGGGAGTGGCACGAGCGGTGGTGGCGGCAAATTCGGCACCATCTCCCGGTCGCTTAGTCAGCCCGATTTCCTCGCAGCACCCACCACCGATGAGCTGACGGAGGATGTGCTGCTTCAACGACCGTCCGGCCTGTTCAATCGACCATCGTTCGGCCAGCTGGCCTTCCC TCGCTCGGTGTCGAACGTGCTGGCCCAGCTCGGCAACGAACAGTCATCGACGAGCGCATCCTCCGACGGGTCGATCAAGGCAAAACCGGCCGCCGCCAGCAAGGGTGCGATCAAGCCCCGGTCCCAGCTCGTCATTTCGGACTCGGAGTCCGATATGGACAGTTCCGAAAATGAGGAGAACGATTCGCTCGCCATTCTGCGCTTCCTGTCCGCGTTCAAGCTCGAGGATTACTACCCGGT CTTCCAGAAGAACGATATCGACATGCCAACGCTGATGCTGTTGACCGAAAACGATGTGAAATCGTTGGGCCTTCCACTGGGGCCTTATCGGCGGCTGTGCAACGCGATACAGGAGCGCCGGGAAGCGCTAACCAGCCCGGGCCAGTCCATCAGCGACAGCCGGCTGTAG
- the LOC118514206 gene encoding uncharacterized protein LOC118514206, with protein sequence MSHANSTTIGIEDDISSRKTIILCYHDVTGSKEKNVVEQIAKHLEEAKFPVERTATEVEKVLQYPSSTVVVIMCSHAIFNHNASYLETLTTRAEEAAAQHKNVIIFLVEKILYKKKDIAAALAKLPKNISIIKDTPWDENGINTIQAKAIADKIGMLVRGQS encoded by the coding sequence ATGAGTCACGCGAATTCAACAACCATCGGTATCGAGGACGACATATCGTCGCGGAAAACGATCATCCTGTGCTACCATGATGTAACCGGTtcaaaagagaaaaatgtCGTTGAGCAGATAGCCAAACATTTGGAAGAGGCGAAATTTCCGGTGGAAAGGACCGCGACCGAAGTTGAAAAAGTGTTGCAGTACCCCAGCAGCACGGTTGTGGTGATCATGTGTTCTCATGCAATCTTCAATCACAATGCATCGTATTTGGAGACGCTGACGACACGGGCGGAGGAGGCAGCCGCGCAGCACAAGAATGTGATAATATTTCTGGTCGAAAAAATTCTTTATAAGAAAAAGGACATCGCGGCAGCGCTCGCCAAACTGCCCAAGAACATCTCCATCATCAAAGACACGCCGTGGGATGAGAATGGCATTAACACGATACAGGCAAAAGCAATTGCGGACAAGATTGGCATGTTGGTTAGGGGCCAAAGCTAA
- the LOC118514201 gene encoding UDP-glycosyltransferase UGT5-like: MRLQWTVTAVLLVMVYACTVSGPVEGAKILAIFPTSSRSHYIVGSALTKELARRGHEVFVINPFPQKKPLKNYHDIDVTGSADIVKDLVPNLLAMADQSIWESITLTYKFGQILTNYTLQHPNVKKLIASNEKFDLIIMESFLNDAHLGFAHHFKAPCLVMSTFGASRWTNDMVGTPSPISYVPHPFLSFTDRMSFVQRIGNMLMAIMDTILGHTLDFPVQSAMYEASFPDPKPPLEELRRHAVSLVLLNNHFSLSYPRPYVPNMIEVGGMHVNRKPNPLPEDIQQVLDNAPHGVIYFSMGSNIQSSQLPVEKREAILRAFAKLKQTVLWKWEDETLPNRPDNVIVKAWWPQDDVLAHPNVRLFITHGGLLSTTESMYHGVPVIGIPVFGDQYLNMAKAERTGYGLLLPYQEISEERLSRAINQILGDARYKTVAQSISARYRDQPVEPLELAAFWVEYVIRHRGAEHLKSAGQELGFLQYHGIDVIATIIGVPVLFFYLLFKLLCGGQRSKNTSASVSTKKKRN, from the exons ATGAGACTTCAATGGACGGTTACGGCGGTGCTGCTAGTCATGGTGTACGCATGCACGGTTTCGGGACCGGTTGAAGGGGCAAAGATTTTGGCCATCTTTCCAACGTCCTCCCGGTCACACTACATTGTCGGATCGGCGCTAACGAAAGAGCTGGCTAGACGAGGCCACGAG GTGTTCGTTATCAATCCATTCCCGCAGAAGAAACCATTGAAAAATTACCACGACATAGATGTGACCGGTTCGGCAGACATTGTCAAGG ATCTGGTGCCGAACTTGCTCGCGATGGCCGACCAAAGCATATGGGAAAGCATCACTTTGACGTACAAATTCGGACAGATACTTACGAACTACACGTTGCAGCATCCGAACGTGAAGAAGCTGATCGCGTCGAACGAAAAGTTCGATCTTATCATTATGGAGAGCTTTCTTAACGATGCGCACCTAG GGTTTGCTCATCACTTTAAAGCACCTTGCCTCGTGATGTCCACCTTTGGAGCGTCCCGTTGGACAAACGATATGGTCGGAACACCATCACCGATATCGTACGTGCCGCATCCGTTCCTGAGCTTTACCGATCGGATGTCGTTTGTGCAGCGTATCGGTAACATGCTGATGGCCATCATGGATACCATTCTCGGCCACACGTTAGACTTCCCGGTGCAGAGTGCAATGTACGAAGCGTCCTTCCCCGATCCGAAGCCACCGCTGGAGGAGTTGCGCCGGCATGCCGTGTCGTTGGTGCTGCTGAACAATCACTTCAGCCTCAGCTATCCGCGCCCGTACGTACCGAACATGATCGAGGTCGGCGGAATGCACGTCAATCGGAAACCGAACCCGCTGCCGGAAGACATCCAGCAGGTGCTCGACAATGCACCGCACGGTGTGATTTACTTCTCGATGGGTTCGAACATCCAGAGCAGCCAGCTGCCGGTGGAGAAGCGTGAAGCGATTTTGCGTGCCTTTGCCAAGCTGAAGCAAACCGTGCTCTGGAAGTGGGAGGACGAAACGCTCCCGAACCGGCCGGACAATGTGATCGTGAAAGCGTGGTGGCCACAGGACGATGTGCTGGCCCACCCGAACGTGCGGCTCTTTATCACGCACGGCGGGCTGCTCAGTACGACCGAGTCCATGTACCATGGTGTGCCGGTGATTGGCATACCGGTGTTTGGCGATCAGTACCTAAACATGGCCAAAGCCGAACGTACCGGGTACGGGTTGCTGTTACCGTACCAGGAAATATCCGAAGAGCGGTTGTCGCGCGCGATCAATCAAATATTGGGCGATGCGAGGTACAAAACTGTGGCCCAAAGCATTTCCGCCCGTTACCGCGATCAACCGGTGGAACCACTCGAGTTGGCCGCGTTCTGGGTGGAGTACGTCATCCGGCACCGTGGAGCGGAGCACTTGAAGTCGGCCGGGCAGGAGTTGGGCTTCCTGCAGTACCACGGGATCGATGTGATCGCCACCATAATAGGTGTTCCGGTGCTATTTTTCTACCTACTGTTTAAGCTGCTGTGTGGTGGACAGCGATCGAAGAACACTTCAGCATCGGTGAGCACGAAAAAGAAGCGCAACTGA